The DNA segment GCCGCTGCCGGGCACCGACCTGAGCCTGTGGCTGATCGACGAGCAGAACATGGACCGGGCATTCAGCCCCGAAGAAACCCGGCGCATTCTCGAACAACCGCCCTACTGGGGTTTCTGCTGGGCCAGCGGCCTGGCACTGGCGCGCTTTGTGGCCGAGCAGCCGCACTGGGTGGCCGGCAAGCGGGTGCTGGATTTCGGCTCTGGCTCCGGAGTGGCGGCCATTGCTGCGGCCAAGGCCGGGGCACTGGAGGTGGTGGCTTGCGACCTTGACCCGCTGGCCCTTCATGCCTGCCGAGCCAACGCCGCACTCAATGGCGTGAAGCTCAGTTACTCGACAGACTTCTTTGCCGAGGCCGACCGCTTCGACCTGATTCTGGTCGCTGACGTGCTCTACGACCGCGCCAACCTGCCACTGCTGGATCATTTTCTCAGCCGCGGCCATCAGGCACTGGTGGCCGACTCACGGGTGCGCGACTTCCAGCATCGGTCCTACCAGCGCCTGGCCAGCCTGCAGGCGCTGACCTTGCCGGACCTGGCCGAGCCCCATGAATTTCGCCATGTCAGCCTGTATCACGCCAGCCGCTCGGAGCACACAGCTTTCAGCAATGCCTTGTGACCTTTATAGTTGGCAGCATCCCGAGATGCGAGACGCGCAATGAGCCAGGACACGCCTTATATCTACGACGTAACCGTCGCCACCTTCGATCAACAGGTCATCGAGAAGTCCTTCCAGCAACCGGTACTGGTCGATTTCTGGGCCGAGTGG comes from the Pseudomonas sp. StFLB209 genome and includes:
- a CDS encoding class I SAM-dependent methyltransferase — encoded protein: MKVLQHALSQLLGDARLVVTPLPGTDLSLWLIDEQNMDRAFSPEETRRILEQPPYWGFCWASGLALARFVAEQPHWVAGKRVLDFGSGSGVAAIAAAKAGALEVVACDLDPLALHACRANAALNGVKLSYSTDFFAEADRFDLILVADVLYDRANLPLLDHFLSRGHQALVADSRVRDFQHRSYQRLASLQALTLPDLAEPHEFRHVSLYHASRSEHTAFSNAL